Proteins from one Psilocybe cubensis strain MGC-MH-2018 chromosome 11, whole genome shotgun sequence genomic window:
- a CDS encoding Cysteine protease ATG4, whose translation MSSKNSTSSNFRQTNTPSPSPSAATPPTPAHAPSKLPKFLQTKANRDRSRSVTDGFVGGSPVSTSGSIGGSGSGSGGMSASASGSGGSGMSGGSASPEPYSYQEQVHGKGGVPPTPAKPRKSSKFLVIGRDKEKEREREKERRASLSPEINASNSRNASMDMDMDEPPVIVEPERESPFMPAQMPVNIPIPRPRTRSERPAAGDGSYPASAPALYASTSGSGGAGHSRIGDILPTRLSGWFQQLTTSASASSTTDLSLPTLLAQHHHASQSSHSSYHSTPLSSTANSPSSTSMNSPRRSGAAALLTAAKHGKGHLDKAMRYLLDSDAVPDRCAEPIWLLGVQHRGWEEPPVEVQGQGIASGYASGREGSGHGKTKEGKHGKDKDKERRSGTPASFRSSTSSIHSSHSHAPDLSLSHSTSGKHGSSNPSKDPSANWPPAFYIDFTSRIWLTYRSHFGVAIRDGRLGDLPLCSPPPLHATAGYHGGASTQSFSLGSGGGGNGSGNGGQGAGGSAANSPATTAFRSRPWNWVTGGGEKTWSSDSGWGCMLRTGQSVLANALVVVHLGRDWRRPPHPVLTADYATYVQILTWFLDTPSPLAPFSVHRMALAGKELGTDVGQWFGPSVAAGAIKQLVASFPECGLAVAVATDGTLYQTQVFAASHFGGVEGEAGRGNSRTPRRRHATTWGERPVLLLLGIRLGIEGVNPIYYESIKMLYTFPQSVGIAGGRPSSSYYFVGSQADNLFYLDPHNPRPAIPLRPPPPPDTQHIDRQPTPDSDRDASTSNTKTKRSSTPSSSSHPTYQPQPQQQQTPYRTPTPASPSSVRTGSSNFSYHAPVSPSPLQHQFSSSSADTGTVESEGSSSVYTDSHSYSYSNTGHQQQGQYRERSPPPSYQQHSQHGRWRSASASAGVSQPSSPAMGNAEHQQHHRSFAAGTASRSQSVSASTSASTSTGEGAGLGNNVGGGLDRVQQHYCLSYSAAELKTFHCERVRKMPMSGLDPSMLIGFLCRDEAEWWDFKRRVAELPRTIFSLQDEPPTWPSDSDDNMGLESISEPDDVDLLDDNDNDDVHDDNDINEDEEEDGVEILRGKESESDSSERFFDTYSSARDRRRTAGDAEGEEIDTEEDPVDPVTPGPNSRFDIINIERPARLKGKGKSDNGPGRERAEDDDEIVFRPEGAGATSFREEDEEEEGVDEPRDGEEEAEEVEGDDIEDDWIDPSLPTPTGPPSIRVPAPVTPASTKDKAKAKEPSPSPPSSSNVPPLAKGKSSSSSSGGKSEKTKTKKTKTGKQVPVPVPSVRIPHHQPSSYPYPQQQQQEHYPFPVTNADHEHDHDPAMSSASASSSSYPDHHQYPNDRSRNVSTKGGKRMHTARARDGGRTQSGGVKGILTD comes from the exons ATGTCTTCCAAGAACTCGACGTCATCCAATTTCAGACAGACCAACACCCCCTCTCCGTCCCCTTCTGCTGCCACTCCACCTACGCCCGCCCACGCGCCATCGAAGCTCCCCAAGTTTTTGCAGACGAAAGCGAATCGGGATAGGAGTCGGAGTGTGACGGATGGGTTTGTAGGTGGCAGTCCAGTCAGTACGAGTGGGAGCATAGGAGGcagtgggagtgggagtgggggTATGagtgccagtgccagtggTAGTGGAGGGAGCGGAATGAGCGGGGGGTCGGCTTCGCCTGAGCCATATTCGTACCAGGAGCAGGTGCACGGAAAGGGAGGAGTCCCTCCGACTCCAGCGAAACCGCGCAAGTCGAGCAAATTTTTGGTTATCGGGCGGGAtaaggaaaaggagagggaaagagaaaaagaaaggaggGCATCATTGTCTCCCGAAATCAACGCCAGCAATAGCAGGAACGCATCGATGgacatggatatggatgaGCCGCCGGTCATCGTCGAGCCTGAGCGCGAGTCCCCGTTTATGCCTGCACAGATGCCAGTGAACATACCCATTCCACGACCGCGCACGCGCTCTGAGCGGCCTGCGGCTGGCGATGGGTCGTATCCTGCTAGTGCACCTGCGCTCTATGCCTCCACGTCGGGATCGGGAGGGGCAGGGCACTCGCGTATAGGGGATATCCTCCCGACACGGCTGTCGGGGTGGTTCCAACAGCTCACAACGAGCGCGTCGGCGTCCTCTACGACTGATCTATCTTTGCCGACTCTGCTCGCGCAGCACCATCACGCTTCACAGTCGTCACATTCATCATATCACTCCACACCCCTTTCCTCCACCGCCAATTCTCCCAGTAGTACAAGCATGAATTCTCCGAGGAGGAGCGGCGCCGCTGCGCTGCTTACTGCCGCCAAGCATGGCAAGGGTCACCTCGACAAGGCGATGCGGTATTTGTTGGACAGTGATGCGGTGCCGGATCGGTGCGCAGAGCCAATTTGGCTGCTGGGGGTGCAACACCGCGGTTGGGAGGAGCCGCCAGTGGAAGTACAGGGACAGGGTATTGCGAGCGGGTATGCCAGCGGTAGGGAGGGGTCTGGGCACGGCAAGACAAAAGAAGGGAAACATGGTAaggataaagataaagagaGAAGGAGTGGTACGCCTGCGTCCTTCCGTTCCTCGACGTCGTCCATCCATTCTTCACACTCTCATGCCCCAGATCTCTCGTTATCCCACTCCACGTCTGGAAAACACGGGAGCAGCAACCCATCCAAAGACCCTTCGGCGAACTGGCCGCCTGCGTTTTACATCGACTTTACATCCCGTATTTGGTTGACGTACCGCTCCCATTTCGGGGTTGCGATCCGCGATGGACGGCTGGGTGACCTGCCGCTCTGTTCACCGCCACCTCTGCATGCTACTGCTGGGTACCACGGAGGTGCTAGTACACAGAGTTTCAGTTTAGGTTCCGGAGGAGGTGGTAATGGGAGCGGGAACGGTGGACAAGGAGCAGGCGGGTCCGCAGCGAATAGTCCAGCGACGACCGCGTTCCGCTCCCGCCCGTGGAACTGGGTCACGGGTGGTGGCGAGAAGACGTGGAGCAGCGACTCGGGTTGGGGTTGCATGCTCCGCACGGGGCAGAGTGTGCTTGCGAATGCGCTGGTTGTTGTGCATCTTGGCAGAG ACTGGCGCAGACCACCACATCCAGTTCTCACTGCTGACTACGCAACCTATGTGCAGATCCTTACCTGGTTCCTTGATACTCCCTCCCCGCTTGCGCCCTTCAGCGTGCACCGCATGGCGCTCGCAGGTAAAGAGCTTGGCACCGACGTTGGACAGTGGTTCGGGCCCAGTGTCGCTGCGGGTGCAATCAAGCAGCTTGTTGCTAGTTTCCCGGAGTGTGGTCTGGCAGTTGCTGTTGCGACAGACGGGACTCTGTACCAGACGCAGGTGTTTGCGGCGTCGCATTTCGGTGGCGTGGAAGGGGAAGCTGGGAGAGGAAATTCACGGACGCCGCGAAGGAGGCATGCGACGACGTGGGGTGAGAGGCCGGTGCTACTCTTGTTGGGAATAAGGTTGGGCATTGAGGGTGTTAATCCAATTTATTATGAGAGTATCAAG ATGTTGTACACTTTCCCGCAATCTGTGGGTATTGCAGGCGGCCGTCCGAGTTCGTCATACTATTTTGTAGGATCGCAGGCGGACAACCTGTTTTATCTCGACCCACATAATCCACGGCCTGCCATTCCACTGCgcccacctccaccaccagaTACCCAGCATATTGATCGACAGCCGACGCCCGACTCGGATCGCGATGCCAGCACGTCGAACACCAAGACAAAGAGGTCATCAACCCCCAGCAGCTCCTCGCACCCGACATACCAGCCCCAGCCACAACAGCAGCAGACGCCATACCGAACGCCCACACCCGCATCTCCTTCCTCTGTGCGCACGGGCTCGTCTAACTTTTCATACCACGCGCCAGTGTCCCCGTCCCCTTTGCAGCACCAattctcgtcgtcgtctgcaGATACGGGTACGGTGGAATCGGAGGGATCGTCTTCGGTCTATACCGATTCGCATTCATACTCGTATTCGAATACTGGTCATCAGCAACAGGGACAGTACAGAGAGCGCAGCCCACCGCCTTCGTATCAGCAACACAGTCAGCATGGAAGATGGAGGTCTGCGAGTGCCAGTGCAGGCGTGAGTCAGCCGTCATCACCGGCGATGGGCAACGCGGAGCATCAGCAGCATCACAGAAGCTTTGCAGCTGGTACAGCGAGTCGAAGCCAGTCCGTCTCTGCGTCCACCTCTGCCTCGACGTCCACAGGCGAAGGCGCCGGCTTGGGGAATAATGTTGGAGGTGGGTTGGACCGTGTGCAGCAGCATTATTGTTTGTCGTATAGTGCTGCTGAGCTGAAGACGTTCCATTGCGAGCGAGTGCGCAAGATGCCGATGAGTGGTCTGGATCCAAGCATGTTGATTGGGTTCTTGTGTCGCGATGAGGCAGAGTGGTGGGATTTCAAGAGGAGGGTTGCAGAG CTTCCGAGAACGATATTCTCGTTACAAGACGAACCCCCGACCTGGCCCTCTGACTCGGATGATAATATGGGCTTGGAGTCCATCTCCGAGCCGGACGATGTCGACCTCTTGGACGACAACGATAACGATGACGTCCACGACGACAATGACATCaacgaagatgaggaagaagatggcgTGGAAATTCTGCGTGGCAAGGAGAGTGAGAGCGACTCGAGCGAGAGGTTCTTCGATACCTATTCATCGGCACGCGACCGTCGGCGCACAGCTGGCGATGCGGAAGGTGAGGAGATTGATACTGAAGAAGACCCGGTGGACCCTGTTACTCCTGGTCCGAACTCGCGCTTTGACATTATCAACATCGAGAGACCTGCGAGGCTGAAAGGCAAGGGTAAATCAGATAATGGTCCTGGAAGGGAGAGGGCagaggatgacgacgaaaTTGTATTCCGCCCTGAGGGCGCGGGTGCTACTTCGTTCcgcgaagaagacgaagaggaggaaggggtAGATGAACCGCGCGATGGcgaggaagaagcagaggaagTGGAAGGCGACGACATCGAAGATGACTGGATAGACCCGTCGTTGCCTACGCCGACGGGCCCGCCGTCGATACGCGTGCCTGCACCTGTTACTCCAGCGTCGACCAAAGAcaaggcgaaggcgaaggagcCCTCGCCGTCCCCACCGTCCTCGTCGAACGTGCCTCCGCTTGCCAAGGGtaagtcgtcgtcgtcgtcgtcgggagGCAAGTcggagaagacgaagacaaagaagacaaagacggGAAAACAGGTACCTGTGCCTGTGCCGTCTGTTCGTATTCCTCATCACCAACCATCCTCGTACCCTTAcccccagcagcagcagcaggaacACTATCCGTTCCCCGTGACGAACGCGGATCATGAACATGATCACGATCCGGCCATGTCTTCCGCTTCTGCATCATCGTCTTCCTACCCTGACCACCACCAGTACCCCAATGATCGCTCAAGGAACGTGTCCACGAAAGGTGGGAAGCGCATGCACACTGCGCGTGCGAGAGACGGCGGTAGGACGCAAAGTGGGGGCGTCAAGGGTATCTTGACGGATTGA